The window CACGGAGGTGTAGTCGGCGACGTCATAGCCCCCGTCGCGCAGGGGTGAGGCGAAGAACGGCGGCAGCCAGAGGCAGTCGACACCGAGCCACTGGAGGTAGTCCAGTTTGCTGGTGAGTCCCTTCAGGTCCCCGACGCCGTCGCCGTTGCTGTCGTGGAAGGAGCGGACGAGGACCTCGTAGAAGACCGCCCGCTTGAACCAGTCGGGATCGCGGTCCTTGGCGGGGGTGTCCTCGAAGGTGTCGTGGACGGGATCGTTGATCATCATGTGGTGGGTGACCCTCCGGTGGGCGGGGACGGTCGCAGAGCGGCCAGTACGTGCGCGGGCGCGCGGCCCGGCTCTAGGCGCACGTAGTTCGCCCTGCCCCAGTGATAGGTCTCGCCGGTGAGCTCGTCGCGCACCGCGAGGGACCCGTGCCAGTCGAGGCCGAGTACCGGCATGTCCAACGACACCGTCGCCTCCTGGGTGTGGTGCGGATCGAGGTTGACGACCACCAGTACGGAATTGGCTCCGGCATGCTTCGAATAGGCGATCACCTGTTCGTTGTCGGTCGAGTGGAAGTGGATGTCGCGCAACTGCTGGAGAGCGGGATTGCGGCGGCGCGTCCGGTTCAGCGAGGTGATCAGCGGGGCGATCGTGGCGCCCGTGCGCTCGGCCTCGGCCCAGTCGCGTGGCCGGAACTCGTACTTCTCGGAGTTCAGGTACTCCTCGCTGCCCTCCCGCACCGGGGTGTTCTCGCAGAGCTCGTAGCCGGCGTACACCCCCCAGGCGGGGGAGAGGGTGGCGGCGAGGACGGCCCGCACCTCGAAGGCGGGGCGCCCGCCGTGCTGCAGGTACTCGTGCAGGATGTCCGGGGTGTTCACGAAGAAGTTCGGCCGCATGACCGAGGCGGAGGGTGTGGCGGCCAGCTCGGTCAGGTACTCGGTCAGCTCGGCCTTGGTGTTGCGCCAGGTGAAGTACGTGTAGGACTGCTGGAAGCCGACGGCGGCGAGCGCCCGCATCATCGCGGGCCGGGTGAAGGCCTCCGCCAGGAAGATCACGTCCGGGTCGGACTTGTTGATGTCCGCGATCACCTTCTGCCAGAAGACGACCGGCTTGGTGTGCGGATTGTCGACCCGGAAGATGCGGACGCCGTGGTCCATCCAGTGCCGCAGGATCCGGCAGGTCTCCTCGACGATGCCGGCCATGTCGGTGTCGAAGTGGATCGGATAGATGTCCTGGTACTTCTTCGGCGGGTTCTCGGCGTACGCGATCGTCCCGTCGGCGCGGTGGCGGAACCACTCCGGGTGCTTCTCCACCCACGGGTGGTCGGGGGAGCACTGCAGCGCGAAGTCCAGCGCGATCTCCATGCCCAGCTCGCGGGCGCGCCCGACGAAGGCGTCGAAGTCCTCCATGGTGCCGAGCTCCGGGTGGACAGCGTCGTGCCCGCCCTCCGTGGAGCCGATCGCCCACGGCACTCCGGGATCCCAACTCCCCGCGGAAAGCGTGTTGTTCGGCCCCTTGCGGTAGGTGGACCCGATCGGGTGGACGGGCGGCAGGTAGACCACGTCGAAGCCCATCGCGGCGATCGCCGGCAGCCGCTCGGCGGCGGTCCGGAAGGTCCCGCTGACCGGAGCCTCGCCGGGCTCCAGGACGGCGCCCTCCGAACGCGGGAACATCTCGTACCAGGAGCCGAAGAGGGCCCGCTTGCGCTCCACCAGGAGCGGCAGGGGCTTGGAGGCAGTGACCAGCTCCCGGTACGGACGCCTGGCCAGCGCGGCGTCCACGGCGGGGTTCAGGGCGGCCTCGTACCGTTCGGCGGCGGGCAGGTCCTCGTCACGCATGGTGCAGGCGGCGGCCAGGACGGCCTCGCGCCCGTCGCGCTTGGGGATCCGGGCCCCGGCCCGCTCGTAGAGCTCCGCGCCCTCCAGCAGCATCAGCCCGGTGTCGATCCCGGCGGGGATCTTGATCGCGGCGTGGGCCCGCCAGGTGGCCACCGGATCGCTCCACGCCTCGACGGTGTACGTCCACCTCCCCTCGGCGTCGAGGGAGATCCTGGTCCCCCACCGGTCGGTTCCGGGGGCGAGCTCGCTCAGCGGCACGGGGGCCCGCAGCCTCCCGCCCGGATCGCGCAGGACGAGGTGGGCGGCTACGGCGTCGTGTCCTTCTCGGAACACGGTGGCGGAGATCTCGAAGACCTCGTCCACGACCGCCTTTGCGGGTCTGGCGCCGCAGTCGACGGCGGGGCGGACGTCCAGCACGGGAATGCGACCGATCATGATGGGATCACCTGGGGGCAGTTCGCAGGGCTCGGTGACAACAGGCCAGCCGGAATCACGGCTGGTAGTGCACGCTCTGTTCGCTCTGTTTCTAGCCGCTCAGTGGACGGCTGGGCTGCGGGCATGGCCGCTCCTGTCCGCGTTCACTCGGGTGGCGGGGAGAGGGTTTGTGGGCGGGTGCGCCGTGCGTGTACGACGTTCGTGTGCGACGTGTACCCGGGGAGCCCTTCCCAGTCTCGCCCAACCCAATCCGCGCTCTCGGTCAACTACTCGTACGTAGTGGCACGGGTGTCACCGGGTGCCGGATCGACATCCGGCGGGGCTTCGTCAAGTCGGCCGGAATCAAAGGGTCCGGGCTGCGGAACACCCGTCCCAAGGGTCCCGCGGACCCCTCCCGCAGAGACGGTCGGACCGCCCCGGAGGACAATGACCCGCCACCCCCGAAGGCGGAACGGCCGGCGGTCCGGAAACCCTTCAGGATGTGGCCGAAAGACGTCCCCGGACGGCTTGCGGGCGACGGTACGTTCGAGTCCTCCGGGACCCTCCGGGGCGGTCCCGGGCCGTCCACACCTGTCATCCGTACGGGGGACAATGCCCCATGCACTCGGAGGCACTGCACGAACTGATCGGCGCCCGGCTGCGTGCGGCCGACCCGCGGATGCGGGAGGCGGCCGCGCGCCGGGCGGCGTCCGTCGCCTGGGGTCCGGACCAGGAGCGGTACCTGGCCGCAGCCCTCGCCGCCGCCGTCGGCCGCGAGCACGACCCCGCCGCCCTGGCGGCGCAGATCGATGCGCTGCCGGCCGTCGAACCGGCCCTCGACGACACCGCGCTGGTCCGCCTCGCCGGCCGCAGCGCCGGCTCCCCGGCCCTGGCCGCACTGCTCGTCCGCGCGGCCAGGCTGCAGATATCCGGCCCGGCGGAGCCCAGCGGCGACGCGACCCGGGTCGTCGTGCGCTGCCTGCGCGGGGCCCCGCACACCGGGCTCGGGCTGCGCACCCCCGGCGGGGAGTGGGTGGTGCTGGAGCGGATCGAGTTCTACGGCAGGGCCGTGGACCGGCTGGACCCCGGCTGCACGGCCCGGGTGCTGCTGTCCGGTCCCGGCGCGCGGGAGCTCGCCGAGTGGGACCGCCTGGACGCCGACCCCCGGGCCCGGGAGTACGCACCCTGGCTGCGCGCGGCCGACGCCCGGTTACGGTCGCGCGCCGCCGAGGACATCGCGGACTGGCCCGACTCCTGGGCGCCCGAAGTGGGCCGCTACCTGTGCGGCGTGCTCGCCTGGGCCGCGGTGCGGGAGACGGACCACGGCGTGCTGGAGTCCCACCTGCACGCACTGCTCGCCCTGAGCCGCTTCCTGGCGGAGCCGGCCTTCGCCCTGCTGCGCACCATGGACCGCGCCGCCCTGCCCCGGGTGCTGCGGCCCTGTCTGGACGACCTGTTGGAGGCGGACCGGCCCGGTACCGGCCGGTGAGCCCCGCCCGAGGCCCCATGGCCGGAACACGCGGGCGTCGCTAGCCTTCCCGGGGTGATGCGCGGGTGCACAGCGTGGTGTGGCCGCTCCGATCCGTAATCCCCTGCGAAGGTGGAACACGTGAAGGCTATCCGTCGATTCACCGTGCGCCCCGTCCTCCCGGAACCCCTGCTGCCGCTCACCGGCCTCGCGCGCAATCTGCGCTGGTCGTGGCATTCCGAGACCCGTGAACTCTTCCAATCCGTCGACCCCGAGGGCTGGCAGGCCGCCGGCGGCGATCCCGTCCGGCTGCTCGGTGCCGTCTCCGCGGCCCGGCTCGCCGAACTGGCCGCGGACCGCCGGTTCCTGCGGCGGCTCGCCGTCGCGGCCGCCGACCTCGATGACTACGTCAACGGCGGGAGGTGGTACCAGAGCCAGGAGAACGGCGCGGAACTGCCCGCCGCCATCGCCTATTTCTCGCCCGAATTCGGGATCACCGCCGCCCTGCCGCAGTACTCGGGCGGCCTCGGCATCCTCGCCGGGGACCACCTGAAGGCCGCCAGCGACCTCGGCGTCCCGCTCATCGGGGTGGGCCTGCTCTACCGCCACGGCTACTTCCGCCAGTCGCTCTCCCGAGACGGCTGGCAGCAGGAGCACTATCCCGTCCTCGACCCCAACGAACTCCCGCTCGGCCTGCTCCGCCAGGACGACGGCACCCCCGCCCGCGTCTCGCTGACCCTGCCCGGCGGACGCACGCTGCACGCCCACATCTGGCAGGCCCGCGTCGGCCGCGTACCGCTGCTGCTCCTGGACTCCGACGTCGAGGACAACGACGCCCCGGCCCGGGAGGTGACCGACCGGCTCTACGGCGGCGGCAGCGACCACCGGCTGCTCCAGGAGATGCTGCTCGGCATCGGCGGCGTGCGCGCGGTGCGCGCGTACTGCCGGATCACCGGGCATCCCGATCCCGAGGTCTTCCACACCAACGAGGGCCACGCCGGCTTCCTCGGGCTCGAACGCATAAGGGAACTGGAGAGGGAGCAGGGCCTCGGTTTCGAAGCTGCCGTCGAGGCGGTGCGCGCCGGAACCGTGTTCACCACGCACACCCCCGTCCCTGCCGGGATCGACCGCTTCGAGCGGGCCCTGGTCGCCCGGCACTTCGGGGAGGGCGGGGAGCTGCCCGGCGTACCGGTCGAGAGGATCCTGGAACTGGGCGCCGAGACGTACCCCGGCGGCGATCCCGGCGTGTTCAACATGGCGGTGATGGGACTGCGCCTGGCCCAGCGCGCCAACGGGGTGTCCACCCTGCACGGCGCGGTCAGCCGGGAGATGTTCGCCGGGCTGTGGCCGGGCTTCGACCCGGCCGACGTGCCCATCACCTCCGTGACCAACGGGGTGCACGCCCCGACCTGGGTGGCCCCCGAGGTGATCCGGCTCGGCGCCCGCCAGATCGGCGCGGGCCGCACCGAGGACGCCCTGTCGGTGGGCGGCTCCCCCCGCTGGGACGCGGTCGCCGACATCCCGGACCAGGACGTGTGGGACCTGCGGCGGGTGCTGCGCGAGCAGCTGGTGCAGGAGGTACGGGACCGGCTGCGGGCCTCGTGGCACCAGCGCGGGGCCGCCGCGGCCGAACTGGGCTGGGTGGACTCCGTACTCGACCCCGACGTGCTCACCATCGGTTTCGCCCGGCGCGTGCCCTCGTACAAGAGGCTGACGCTGATGCTGCGCGATCCGGAGCGGCTGCGCAGGCTGCTGCTGGACCCGGAGCGGCCGGTGCAGATCGTCGTGGCGGGCAAGGCCCACCCGGCCGACGACGGCGGGAAGCGGCTCGTGCAGGAGCTGGTGCGCTTCGCCGACGACCCGCGGGTGCGGCACCGGATCGTCTTCCTGCCCGACTACGGCATGGCCATGGCGCAGAAGCTCTACCCGGGCTGCGACGTCTGGCTCAACAATCCGCTGCGGCCCCTGGAGGCGTGCGGGACGAGCGGGATGAAGGCCGCCCTGAACGGCTGTCTCAACCTGTCCGTGCTGGACGGCTGGTGGGACGAGTGGTTCGAGCCGGACTTCGGCTGGGCCATCCCGACCGCCGACGGGCTCGGCGCGGACGAGGACCGGCGCGACCACCTGGAGGCGAGCGCCCTCTACGAGCTGATCGAGAACCGGGTCGCGCCCCGGTTCTACGACCGGACCGGGCGCACCGGCCTCCCGGTGCGGTGGATCGAGATGGTCCGGCGCACACTGGTCTCGCTGGGACCGAAGGTGCTCGCGGGGCGGATGGTCCGGGAGTACGTGGAGCGGCTGTACACGCCGGCCGCGCTCGCCCACCGGGCCCTGGACTCCGAGGCGGCGCGTGACCTCGCCTGGTGGAAGGGGCGGGTCCGGGCGGCCTGGCCGCGGATCTCCGTCGAGCACGTGGAGACGCTGGCCGAGGCCCCGGTGGGCGGCACCGCCGAGCTGGGCGCCACCCTCACCCTGCGCGTGCAGGTGGCGCTGGACGCGCTCGCGCCCGAGGACGTGGAGGTGCACGCCTTCGCCGGGCGGGTGGACCCGCAGGACGTGATCCGGGACGGGCGGAGCTTCCCGCTCAAGCCGGCCGCGGGGCCCGATCTGGAGGGGCGCTGGGTGTACGAGGGTCCGCTCGCGCTCGACCGTACGGGGCCCTTCGGCTACACGGTGCGCATCCTGCCCGCGCACCCGCTGCTGGCGACCCCGGCCGAATTGGGCCTGGTCGCGGCGCCGGTGGAGACCGACGCGGGGGGCGGGGTGCTCCTGCGCTGACCTCGTGGGGCCGGGCGGCGCGGTGCGGGTGCGCGCCGCCCGGCCTCATGGGTGAACCACGTCCGCACAAGATCTGCGGAAACGTTCCGGCAATGGGTCGCGCTCCTACGCTGCCCGAGGGTGCCACCGGACCGGCATCCGCGGAACCCGAGGAACGGACACCTCCCATGCGTCTTCGCTCGACCGCCGCCGTGCTCGTCGGCGCTCTCGCGCTCGCCCTGCCCACCGCCGGCCCGTCACTGGCCGACGACCACGAGGAACGCGCCCTCGGCACGCTGCACTACACCTACCTCGACGCGTCGGGCTCCCAGCGGAGCGGGCGGATCCGGCCCGCCGGCAACGACACCTGCTACCTGCTGACGCGCACCTCCCGCGACGAGCCCGCCATCGAGGTGCGCAACGAGACGGAGTCGCTGGCGGTCCTCTTCGACAACCGCAGCTGTGAGGGCGAGGCGGAGACGGTGCTGCGGCCGGGGGCGAAGGCGAAGCAGGTGGAGGTCGTCTCGGTCTACTTCAAGCCGGCGGACGACGAGGACGCGGGCCGGGGCGACAACGGGGGCAACGGCACCTGGCCGGGCCGTGACGAGAACGCGGGCAACGGCGGCAACGGCGGCAACGGTGGCAATGGCGGCAATGGCACCTGGCCGGGCCGCGAGGACCAGCCGCGCCAGGACCAGAGCGCCCCGGACCAGAGCCAGAACCGTGACGACGAGGAAGAGGAGCAGGAGGAGCAGGAGGAGGACTTCCTCACCGCGATCCTCCGCGCCCTCCACTGACACCGGTCAATGGAACAGGGCCGCCCGGGGAGGATTCCTCCCGGGCGGCCCCGTGGTCTCACTGCTCAGCCGGTGTTCACTTCACCCCGGTGGGGTCAGAAGGTGAGCTTCCAGCTGTTGATGTAGCCGGTGTCCAGGCTGGCGGCATCCCTGACGCGCAGCTTCCAGGTGCCGTTCGCGACCTCGGAGGAGGCGTTCACGGTGAACTGCTGGACGATGTTGTCCGCGCTGCCGCCGGTGCGGTTGCGCAGGTTGTAGACGCTGCCGTCGGGGGCGATCAGGTCGACCACCAGGTCACCGACGTAGGTGTGGACGATGTTCACGTCCACCTTGAGGGCGCTCGGGGCGTTGCCCGTGCGCGTCACGCTGATCGGGGACTCGACGGTCGCGTTGTCCTTGATCTGGTAGTCCGTGGTGTTCTCGAAGACGTTCGGCTGCGTGGTGCCGACCGTCCAGGTGAACGCCGCGGTGCCGGTCTGGTTCTGCGAGTCGGTCACCGTGACGGTCACGTTGGACGTGCCCGCGGTGGTGGCCGTGCCCGAGATCAGGCCGTTGGAGGAGTTGATCGACAGCCCGGCCGGCAGGCCGGTCGCCGCGTAGCTCAGCGCACCCGGGTTCGTGCTGGTGGCCTGGACCTGCAGGCTCACTGCGCCACCGGTGGCGGTGTTCTGGTTGGCGATCGGGGTGACCGTGACACCGTTGGAGATACGGCCTCCGACGGCGACGCCGGCCCAGGCGTTGGCGACGTTGTTGTAGATCGTCGAGCCCTGGCCGTAGAGGTCGGCGGCCGCCTTCAGCGTCTGCACGCGGGCGTCGGCGTAGTTGGTGTTCGACTTGAAGTAGCCCACGGTCAGCGCGCGGAACCAGATCTTCGAGGCGGCGTCGCGGCCGATCGCGGTGACGGGCAGGCCGTCCGCGGTCGGCGAGTTGTAGCTCACGCCGTTGACGACCTTGGCGCCCGAGCCCTCGGAGGCCAGGTAGTACCAGTGGTTGGCCGGACCCGAGGAGTAGTGGACGTCGATGGAGCCGATGCCCGAGTACCAGCTGTCCTTGGACGAGCCGTCCTTGCTCGGCTTGTCCATGTAGCGCAGCGGGCTGCCGTCGCCGTTGATGTCGATCTTCTCGCCGACCAGGTAATCACCGACGTCGGCCGGGTTGTTGGCGTAGAACTCGACGGCGGCGGCCATGATGTCGGAGGTCGCCTCGTTCAGACCGCCGGGCTCACCGCTGTAGGTCATGTTGCCGGTGACCGAGGTCAGGCCGTGGGTCATCTCGTGCGCGGCCACGTCGGTGGAGGTGAGCGGCTTGTTGTTGCCCTCGCCGTCGCCGTACGTCATGCAGAAGCAGGAGTCCTGCCAGAACGCGTTGACGTAGGCGTTGCCGTAGTGGACCCGGGTGTACGGGGCCACGCCGTCGTTGCGCAGGCCGTTGCGGCCGTGCACGTTCTTGTAGTAGTCCCAGGTGACCGCGGCGCCGTAGTGGGCGTCCGCGGCGGCCGTCTCCAGGTTGGCCGGCAGGCCGTTGCCCCAGACGTCGTCCGGGCCGGAGAAGAGCGTGCCGGTGCCGGAGGAACCGCGGTTGAGGTTGTAGGTCTTGTGGTTTCCGCGCGCGGCGTCGGTCAGGTTCCACGTGCTGCCCGACTGGCTGGTCCCCAGGGTCACCTGACCGCTGTACATCGTGTTGCCGGTGCCGGTCTCGACGGCCTGCCACTCGGTGATCTTGGCGCCGGTCCTGGCGTTGGTCACCACGTGGAGCTCGTTCGGCGTGCCGTCGTGCTGGAGGCCGCCGACGACGGTCTCGAACGCGAGGACCGGTACGCCGTCTGCCGCCCAGATCACCTTGCGGGCGTTCTTGGAGGCCTTGGCCTCCTTGGATCCCTCGGCGTTCGCGACGGAGACGGCCTGGCTCTCGGCCGCCGCCGGGGTGACCGAGGCCTCGGTGGTCGCCACCTTGATCTCGTGGTTCGTCGCCTTGGTCACGCTCTTGGTGACGCCGTCCTTGGCGTGGACGGTGAGGTCACCACCCAGGACGGGGAGCCCGTCGTAGGTCCGCTCGTAGGTGGTGTGCGTGGTGCCGTCCGCGTCCTTGACCACGTCGCGGACGACGAGCTTCTCGCCGCTGCCGAGGCCGAGCGCCTTGGCGGCCTGCGCAGTGGTCGAGTTGGCCTCGGCGAGGAGCGTCGCACGCTCCGAAGCGCTGAGTACGAGGTTGGCCGCGCCCGGGTTGGACTGGGTGGCCTTGGGTGCCTTTGACGCGGTGGCGTCGGCGGTTGCGGTGCCGGACTGTATGCCGACGGCGAGCAGCGCTGCGGCGGCAACGAGCGCGCCGGCCGCGGTGGCACGCCTCTGGGGGGTGGACCTCAACGCAGACTCCTTCTGCAAGGGGGGTTCCGGATGGCTGGGTGGGCCTCCGGGCAGAACAGGGCTGGTGCGATGAACGGTCGAAGATTGCCACTCGCAGAGTCAGATGTCAGGGCCGCGTCAAAAGGTTGGCCGGAAACGGTTCGTTGTCCGAAGATACGTATCCGGTATCCGGAGCATTCACCTACGGATGCGTCCCTGCACCGCCCGGCATGCGGAACGCCTGCTACCGGTTGCTAACACTTGCGCAACAAGCGGCTGCGTTGACCCAAACGGCATTTACCGTACGGGTGTTTGTCGTACTGTTTCCCGGTGCGGCGGATGTTCGTAGCCAGGGGAAGCCATGGACACCTGCCACTGTCATAGACCACGTGCCAGGGGGGCCCATGAGGCATGTTCATTTTCCTGCGCAAAGAGTGGCCAGAGCGGCCCGGGAGTCCCTTGCGCCCGCACGGCGCATCGGGGACAAGGCCCGTTGGTACTGCCCGGCCGCCATCGCCGCCGACTTCCTCGGCGCCGCCATCCCCGTAGGACTCGTCTTCGACGCCGCGCAGCAGGTCCGGCCGGTCTACTGCGCCCTGGCCGCCGCTGTGGCGTGGACCGGGGTACAGGCGCTGCGCCGGCGCTACGCGGCCCGGGCGCTCGGCGAGTCCCGAGGTGTGCTGCCCGTCGTGCACGACTGGCTGATTCTCATCGGGGTTCTGGCCGTGGCCCGCGTGGTGACCGAAGAGGCCACCCCCCGGCTGTCCGCCCTCGGGGCCCTGTTGCCCGCATTGCTCATCACCGTCGCCGTCCACAAGCTGACCTACCGTCACCTCTCGGCCGCCCGCCGCGAGGCCCAGGCCGTCAGCCGGGTCCTGGTCGTCGGCGAGCCCGACGCGGCCGAGGACGTCATCGCGCATCTCGCCGCCCGCACCGACCACCCGTACGTCGTCGTCGGCGTGGTCCCGGTCGGCGCCGGGCCCCTCACCAGCGGCATACCCGTGGCCGCCCGGCTCGACAAATGGACCCCCGAGGCCCCCAACGGCGACTCCGCGGCGGTGCTCGGCGCCGTCGCCAGCCACCACGCCGACCTGGTGCTCGTCGCCCCCGGCGTGCGGATCACGGGGGAGCGGCTGCGCCGGATCGCCTGGGCCCTGCACGATGCGGGCCTGGAACTCGCGGTCTTCCCCGGGCTGGTGGAGGTCTCCGTCAAGCGGCTGGAGACCCTGTCCGCGGGCGGGCTCGCCGTGCTGCGCGTCGCGCCCCCCGTCAGCCGCGGGGTGCAGACCCTGCTCAAGTCGGCCCTGGACCGGGTGGGCGCCGCGGCCGGACTGCTGCTGCTCTCCCCGTTCTTCCTGGGGATCGTCCTGGCCATCCGCTTCGGCTCGCGGGGCCCGGCCTTCTACCGCCAGCGGCGCATCGGCCGCGACGGCGCGCCGTTCGTCATGTGGAAGTTCCGCACGATGGTCGTGGACGCCGACGCGCTCAAGGCCGATCTGTCCGGGTCGAACGAGAACGACGGCCTGATGTTCAAGATGCGCCGCGACCCCCGGGTCACCCGCGTGGGCCGGCTGCTGCGCCGCACTTCGCTGGACGAACTCCCGCAGCTCATCAACGTGCTGACCGGCCACATGTCGCTGGTCGGCCCGCGCCCGCCGCTGCCGGAGGAGGTGGCGAAGTACGACGAGGTCGAGCTGCGCCGGCTCACCGTACGGCCCGGGATGACGGGACTGTGGCAGATCAGCGGCAGGTCGGACCTGTCCTGGGACGAAACGATCCAGCTCGACCTGCAGTACGTCGACAACTGGTCCTTCACCAGTGACGTCGACGTCATGGGCCGCACGCTCCGCGCCGTCGTCGACGGTCGCGGAGCGTACTGAGGAACCTGGGCCGCCTGTGCGATCAGCTCTGCTCGCGCCACCACTGGTACGTGGCGGCGATGCCGTCCCGCAGCGGGACGCCGGG is drawn from Streptomyces sp. NBC_01232 and contains these coding sequences:
- a CDS encoding alpha-1,4-glucan--maltose-1-phosphate maltosyltransferase — protein: MIGRIPVLDVRPAVDCGARPAKAVVDEVFEISATVFREGHDAVAAHLVLRDPGGRLRAPVPLSELAPGTDRWGTRISLDAEGRWTYTVEAWSDPVATWRAHAAIKIPAGIDTGLMLLEGAELYERAGARIPKRDGREAVLAAACTMRDEDLPAAERYEAALNPAVDAALARRPYRELVTASKPLPLLVERKRALFGSWYEMFPRSEGAVLEPGEAPVSGTFRTAAERLPAIAAMGFDVVYLPPVHPIGSTYRKGPNNTLSAGSWDPGVPWAIGSTEGGHDAVHPELGTMEDFDAFVGRARELGMEIALDFALQCSPDHPWVEKHPEWFRHRADGTIAYAENPPKKYQDIYPIHFDTDMAGIVEETCRILRHWMDHGVRIFRVDNPHTKPVVFWQKVIADINKSDPDVIFLAEAFTRPAMMRALAAVGFQQSYTYFTWRNTKAELTEYLTELAATPSASVMRPNFFVNTPDILHEYLQHGGRPAFEVRAVLAATLSPAWGVYAGYELCENTPVREGSEEYLNSEKYEFRPRDWAEAERTGATIAPLITSLNRTRRRNPALQQLRDIHFHSTDNEQVIAYSKHAGANSVLVVVNLDPHHTQEATVSLDMPVLGLDWHGSLAVRDELTGETYHWGRANYVRLEPGRAPAHVLAALRPSPPTGGSPTT
- the glgP gene encoding alpha-glucan family phosphorylase, encoding MKAIRRFTVRPVLPEPLLPLTGLARNLRWSWHSETRELFQSVDPEGWQAAGGDPVRLLGAVSAARLAELAADRRFLRRLAVAAADLDDYVNGGRWYQSQENGAELPAAIAYFSPEFGITAALPQYSGGLGILAGDHLKAASDLGVPLIGVGLLYRHGYFRQSLSRDGWQQEHYPVLDPNELPLGLLRQDDGTPARVSLTLPGGRTLHAHIWQARVGRVPLLLLDSDVEDNDAPAREVTDRLYGGGSDHRLLQEMLLGIGGVRAVRAYCRITGHPDPEVFHTNEGHAGFLGLERIRELEREQGLGFEAAVEAVRAGTVFTTHTPVPAGIDRFERALVARHFGEGGELPGVPVERILELGAETYPGGDPGVFNMAVMGLRLAQRANGVSTLHGAVSREMFAGLWPGFDPADVPITSVTNGVHAPTWVAPEVIRLGARQIGAGRTEDALSVGGSPRWDAVADIPDQDVWDLRRVLREQLVQEVRDRLRASWHQRGAAAAELGWVDSVLDPDVLTIGFARRVPSYKRLTLMLRDPERLRRLLLDPERPVQIVVAGKAHPADDGGKRLVQELVRFADDPRVRHRIVFLPDYGMAMAQKLYPGCDVWLNNPLRPLEACGTSGMKAALNGCLNLSVLDGWWDEWFEPDFGWAIPTADGLGADEDRRDHLEASALYELIENRVAPRFYDRTGRTGLPVRWIEMVRRTLVSLGPKVLAGRMVREYVERLYTPAALAHRALDSEAARDLAWWKGRVRAAWPRISVEHVETLAEAPVGGTAELGATLTLRVQVALDALAPEDVEVHAFAGRVDPQDVIRDGRSFPLKPAAGPDLEGRWVYEGPLALDRTGPFGYTVRILPAHPLLATPAELGLVAAPVETDAGGGVLLR
- a CDS encoding M4 family metallopeptidase, whose product is MRSTPQRRATAAGALVAAAALLAVGIQSGTATADATASKAPKATQSNPGAANLVLSASERATLLAEANSTTAQAAKALGLGSGEKLVVRDVVKDADGTTHTTYERTYDGLPVLGGDLTVHAKDGVTKSVTKATNHEIKVATTEASVTPAAAESQAVSVANAEGSKEAKASKNARKVIWAADGVPVLAFETVVGGLQHDGTPNELHVVTNARTGAKITEWQAVETGTGNTMYSGQVTLGTSQSGSTWNLTDAARGNHKTYNLNRGSSGTGTLFSGPDDVWGNGLPANLETAAADAHYGAAVTWDYYKNVHGRNGLRNDGVAPYTRVHYGNAYVNAFWQDSCFCMTYGDGEGNNKPLTSTDVAAHEMTHGLTSVTGNMTYSGEPGGLNEATSDIMAAAVEFYANNPADVGDYLVGEKIDINGDGSPLRYMDKPSKDGSSKDSWYSGIGSIDVHYSSGPANHWYYLASEGSGAKVVNGVSYNSPTADGLPVTAIGRDAASKIWFRALTVGYFKSNTNYADARVQTLKAAADLYGQGSTIYNNVANAWAGVAVGGRISNGVTVTPIANQNTATGGAVSLQVQATSTNPGALSYAATGLPAGLSINSSNGLISGTATTAGTSNVTVTVTDSQNQTGTAAFTWTVGTTQPNVFENTTDYQIKDNATVESPISVTRTGNAPSALKVDVNIVHTYVGDLVVDLIAPDGSVYNLRNRTGGSADNIVQQFTVNASSEVANGTWKLRVRDAASLDTGYINSWKLTF
- a CDS encoding sugar transferase; the encoded protein is MRHVHFPAQRVARAARESLAPARRIGDKARWYCPAAIAADFLGAAIPVGLVFDAAQQVRPVYCALAAAVAWTGVQALRRRYAARALGESRGVLPVVHDWLILIGVLAVARVVTEEATPRLSALGALLPALLITVAVHKLTYRHLSAARREAQAVSRVLVVGEPDAAEDVIAHLAARTDHPYVVVGVVPVGAGPLTSGIPVAARLDKWTPEAPNGDSAAVLGAVASHHADLVLVAPGVRITGERLRRIAWALHDAGLELAVFPGLVEVSVKRLETLSAGGLAVLRVAPPVSRGVQTLLKSALDRVGAAAGLLLLSPFFLGIVLAIRFGSRGPAFYRQRRIGRDGAPFVMWKFRTMVVDADALKADLSGSNENDGLMFKMRRDPRVTRVGRLLRRTSLDELPQLINVLTGHMSLVGPRPPLPEEVAKYDEVELRRLTVRPGMTGLWQISGRSDLSWDETIQLDLQYVDNWSFTSDVDVMGRTLRAVVDGRGAY